The Desulfonatronum sp. SC1 genome includes a window with the following:
- a CDS encoding CoB--CoM heterodisulfide reductase iron-sulfur subunit B family protein gives MTKYAYYPGCSGLGTSQEYDSSTRAVCRALGVNLVDIPDWSCCGSTPAHTVDHLLSSALAARNLALAEDLDAAAVITPCPSCLTNLKAAVHRMGDREFRLQVNKLLDKPVDRSTPVKSVLQVLAEDVGPDAVAEMLPNKPLAGLKLAPYYGCIMNRPPEVMQFDDHENPTAMDKLMAALGAEVLPFPLKVECCGASFGIPRKDIVAKLSGKLLEAAADLGAHAVVTACPLCQMNLDLRQGQASAAVGREFRLPVFYYTQLLGLALGVPQSELGLSKLCVNPRLALDAMHAAQAEKREREAKSEPGKQTPQAKAA, from the coding sequence ATGACCAAATACGCCTATTATCCCGGTTGCTCCGGACTGGGCACCTCCCAGGAGTACGACTCCTCCACCCGGGCGGTCTGTCGCGCCCTGGGCGTGAATCTCGTGGACATCCCGGACTGGAGCTGTTGCGGCTCCACCCCGGCGCACACCGTGGACCACCTGCTTTCCTCCGCTCTTGCGGCCCGCAACCTGGCCCTGGCCGAGGATCTGGACGCAGCCGCGGTGATCACGCCCTGTCCGAGTTGTCTGACCAACCTGAAGGCCGCCGTGCATCGGATGGGCGACCGGGAGTTTCGCCTCCAGGTGAATAAGCTCCTGGACAAGCCCGTGGACCGCTCCACCCCGGTGAAGTCGGTATTGCAGGTCCTGGCCGAGGACGTGGGACCCGACGCCGTGGCCGAGATGCTCCCGAACAAGCCCCTGGCCGGGCTGAAGCTCGCCCCGTACTACGGGTGCATCATGAACCGGCCTCCGGAGGTGATGCAATTCGACGACCATGAAAACCCCACGGCCATGGACAAGCTGATGGCCGCCCTGGGCGCGGAGGTTCTGCCGTTCCCGTTGAAGGTGGAATGCTGCGGCGCCTCTTTCGGCATTCCGCGCAAGGACATCGTGGCCAAGCTTTCCGGCAAGCTGCTGGAGGCGGCCGCGGACCTCGGGGCCCATGCCGTGGTCACGGCCTGCCCGCTGTGTCAGATGAATTTGGATCTGCGTCAGGGACAGGCCTCCGCCGCCGTGGGCCGCGAATTCCGGCTGCCCGTGTTTTATTATACGCAGTTGCTCGGCCTGGCCCTGGGTGTTCCGCAGAGCGAACTGGGATTGTCCAAGCTTTGCGTCAACCCCAGACTGGCTCTGGACGCCATGCACGCGGCACAAGCCGAGAAACGGGAGCGGGAAGCCAAAAGCGAGCCCGGCAAGCAAACACCCCAGGCCAAGGCCGCCTAG
- a CDS encoding 4Fe-4S dicluster domain-containing protein, with amino-acid sequence MEVIDIHASCDHEFISQVEAESEQKVRLCYQCGNCTAGCPYTFAYDIPVSQVMRLLQAGQKDRLLSCKSIWLCATCESCTTRCPNEIDVARIMDVLRHMARREGYAAEKNVKIFWDTFLNSVEKHGRVFEMGLMAAYVAKTGRFWPDMDLGPKILPKGKLSFKPHGIQGKDKVAEIFKRFRETR; translated from the coding sequence ATGGAAGTCATCGACATTCATGCTTCGTGCGATCACGAATTCATTTCCCAGGTCGAAGCGGAGAGCGAACAGAAGGTCAGGCTCTGCTATCAGTGCGGCAACTGTACCGCCGGGTGTCCGTACACCTTTGCCTACGACATACCGGTCAGCCAAGTTATGCGTCTGCTGCAAGCCGGTCAGAAAGATCGCCTGCTGTCCTGCAAGTCCATCTGGCTCTGCGCCACTTGCGAATCCTGCACCACCCGCTGTCCCAACGAAATCGACGTGGCCCGGATCATGGACGTGCTCCGGCACATGGCCCGCCGGGAAGGCTACGCCGCGGAAAAGAACGTCAAGATTTTTTGGGACACCTTCCTAAATTCCGTGGAAAAGCACGGTCGCGTCTTCGAAATGGGCCTGATGGCGGCCTACGTGGCCAAGACCGGTCGGTTCTGGCCGGACATGGATCTTGGTCCGAAAATCCTGCCCAAGGGCAAGCTTTCCTTCAAACCCCATGGAATTCAAGGCAAGGACAAGGTCGCCGAGATTTTCAAACGCTTCAGGGAGACCCGGTAA